In Streptomyces sp. SN-593, a single genomic region encodes these proteins:
- a CDS encoding S41 family peptidase, with protein MGEVSNGAYLRFPHLHGDLLSFAAEDDIWVAPLGPPGASPGRAWRVTADRTRVGVPRISPDGTAIAFTTWRSLDPEVYLVPMDGGVPRRLTYWGSTDTRVCSWTPDGDILAVSSHGQPFAYHTWAHSVPTEHEPGAPLPWGPVSDIAVHDCDDGERRTLLLTGTPPHEPHAWKRYRGGATGRLWLHGERLVPDLDGHLASPMFVAGRIAFLSDHEGVGNLYSCLPDGTDLRRHTDHADFYARSAATDGSRVVYQCAGSLWLVDDLSADAAPRRLDVRLGGPRSGRRPYQVPAASHLDGLAMDRTGRASAVCVRGSLYWLTHRDGPARTISDVPGARVRLPEMLGDTGLVAYVTDIEGEDGIELAHLPGRASRALTRGPEGAGDVPGDYSADLAPVPHPGDAGGAGDADADVLPVGAPVATGPVRWTSDLTRTSGSAGAQLTSGEVTRAGEASPQAYAPGSEGGDSGDRGAGRGRDGGGATGPSPFGDAPDTPHARLAVGRLGRVTELVSSPDGAVLAVAAHDGRLLLVETGEGDTDDEYGPPRPPVATGTVDELVRSTNGPVRDLAFSPDSAWLTWSHPGVGRSLRSIKIARLADHTIIDVTNGRFEDEQPVFTRDGRYLAFLSWRGFDPVYDVHTGDLSFPLGCRPYLVPLNSATPSPFALRVDGSPVGSGLDPGEGGSDGPVVVEAEGLPSRVTPFPVPASKYSALEPVQGGLVWLRWPISGALGETFVNPTDPSARPTLEYFNLAKSKRAELVRHMDWYAVSGDGQRLAVFDEGELAVLPANERGDDDSTVYVDMRRILHEVEPTAEWRQSYAEAGRLIRDYFWAPDMCGVDWPAVLDQYRPLVERVATPDEFADLLREVLGELGTSHAYVQPARRNEGPPHYQRPIGLLGADFQRTKDGDWAVARILPGESSDSKARSPLAGTGIREGAILTHVDGRRVDPQAGPYPLLSGAGGTSVELTFSPPGGRGAPRRIAVVPLVDERPLRYQHWVAKRRSVVRHLSGGRCGYLHIPDMGGSGWAQFNRDLRKEVAYDALLVDVRGNAGGNISELVIEKLTRTVLGWDVTRNAQPVSYAGNAPRGPVVAVADEATSSDGDMITAAFKLLRLGPVVGLRTWGGVVGMTGRHRLGDNTVITVPMNAAWFDAYGWSIENHGVAPDIECLRTPLDWAEGRHGQLAVAVREALSLLGEHPAAVPPDLSSRPDRARPPLPPRP; from the coding sequence ATGGGAGAGGTGAGCAACGGCGCGTACCTCCGGTTCCCCCACCTGCACGGCGACCTGCTCAGCTTCGCCGCGGAGGACGACATCTGGGTGGCCCCGCTCGGGCCGCCGGGCGCCTCACCCGGCCGCGCGTGGCGGGTGACCGCCGACCGCACCAGAGTGGGCGTGCCCCGCATCTCGCCCGACGGCACCGCCATCGCCTTCACCACCTGGCGCAGCCTGGACCCCGAGGTGTACCTCGTGCCCATGGACGGGGGCGTGCCCCGCCGCCTTACGTACTGGGGCAGCACCGACACCCGGGTGTGCTCCTGGACGCCGGACGGCGACATCCTTGCGGTCTCCTCGCACGGACAGCCGTTCGCCTACCACACCTGGGCACACAGCGTGCCGACCGAGCACGAGCCCGGTGCCCCGCTCCCCTGGGGGCCGGTCTCCGACATCGCCGTGCACGACTGCGACGACGGGGAGCGCCGTACCCTCCTGCTCACCGGCACCCCGCCGCACGAACCGCACGCCTGGAAGCGGTACCGCGGCGGCGCCACCGGCCGGCTGTGGCTGCACGGCGAGCGCCTGGTGCCCGACCTGGACGGCCACCTGGCGTCCCCGATGTTCGTCGCCGGCCGGATCGCGTTCCTCTCCGACCACGAGGGCGTCGGCAACCTGTACTCCTGCCTGCCCGACGGCACCGACCTGCGCCGCCACACCGACCACGCGGACTTCTACGCCCGTTCTGCCGCTACCGACGGCAGCCGCGTCGTCTACCAGTGCGCCGGCTCCCTGTGGCTGGTCGACGACCTGTCCGCCGACGCCGCGCCCCGCCGCCTGGACGTCCGCCTCGGCGGCCCGCGCAGCGGCCGCCGCCCCTACCAGGTGCCCGCCGCCTCCCACCTGGACGGCCTCGCCATGGACCGCACCGGGCGGGCCAGCGCCGTCTGCGTGCGCGGCAGCCTGTACTGGCTCACCCACCGCGACGGCCCCGCCCGCACCATCAGCGACGTCCCCGGCGCCCGGGTGCGCCTGCCGGAGATGCTGGGCGACACCGGTCTGGTCGCCTATGTCACCGACATCGAGGGCGAGGACGGCATCGAACTCGCCCACCTGCCGGGGCGCGCCTCCCGCGCCCTCACCCGCGGGCCCGAGGGCGCCGGCGACGTCCCGGGCGACTACTCCGCCGACCTCGCCCCCGTACCGCACCCAGGCGACGCGGGCGGGGCGGGCGACGCTGACGCCGACGTGCTGCCGGTCGGCGCGCCGGTCGCCACCGGGCCGGTCCGCTGGACCAGCGACCTCACCCGTACGAGTGGGTCCGCAGGCGCACAGTTGACGTCCGGCGAGGTCACCCGCGCGGGTGAGGCGAGCCCCCAGGCGTACGCCCCCGGCAGCGAGGGCGGCGACAGCGGCGACCGGGGTGCCGGGCGGGGCCGTGACGGAGGAGGCGCCACCGGTCCGAGCCCCTTCGGCGACGCGCCCGACACCCCGCACGCCCGCCTGGCTGTCGGGCGCCTGGGGCGCGTGACCGAACTGGTCTCCTCCCCCGACGGCGCCGTCCTCGCCGTGGCCGCCCACGACGGCCGGCTGCTGCTGGTGGAGACCGGTGAGGGCGACACCGACGACGAGTACGGGCCGCCCCGGCCGCCCGTGGCGACGGGCACCGTGGACGAACTCGTCCGCTCCACCAACGGCCCGGTCCGCGACCTCGCCTTCTCGCCCGACTCGGCCTGGCTGACCTGGTCGCATCCTGGCGTCGGACGCTCGCTGCGCTCCATCAAGATCGCCCGGCTCGCCGACCACACGATCATCGATGTCACCAACGGCCGCTTCGAGGACGAGCAGCCGGTCTTCACCCGCGACGGCCGCTACCTGGCCTTCCTGTCCTGGCGCGGCTTCGACCCGGTGTACGACGTGCACACCGGCGACCTGTCCTTCCCCCTGGGCTGCCGGCCCTACCTGGTGCCGCTGAACTCCGCGACGCCGTCGCCGTTCGCGCTGCGGGTCGACGGCAGTCCCGTCGGCAGCGGCCTGGACCCGGGCGAGGGCGGCAGCGACGGACCGGTCGTGGTGGAGGCCGAGGGGCTTCCCAGCCGGGTGACGCCCTTCCCCGTCCCCGCGTCGAAGTACAGCGCCCTGGAGCCCGTCCAGGGCGGTCTGGTGTGGCTCAGGTGGCCGATCTCGGGCGCGCTCGGCGAGACGTTCGTCAACCCGACCGACCCGTCGGCCCGCCCTACCCTGGAGTACTTCAACCTCGCCAAGTCCAAGCGCGCCGAACTCGTCCGCCACATGGACTGGTACGCCGTCAGCGGTGACGGCCAGCGCCTGGCCGTCTTCGACGAGGGCGAACTCGCGGTGCTGCCCGCGAACGAACGCGGCGACGACGACTCCACCGTCTACGTCGACATGCGGCGCATCCTGCACGAGGTCGAGCCGACCGCCGAATGGCGCCAGTCCTACGCGGAGGCGGGCCGCCTCATCCGCGACTACTTCTGGGCACCGGACATGTGCGGCGTGGACTGGCCCGCGGTCCTCGACCAGTACCGGCCGCTGGTCGAACGCGTCGCCACCCCGGACGAGTTCGCCGACCTGCTGCGCGAGGTCCTGGGCGAACTGGGCACCTCGCACGCCTACGTGCAGCCCGCCCGCCGCAACGAGGGCCCGCCGCACTACCAGCGGCCCATCGGCCTGCTGGGCGCCGACTTCCAGCGCACCAAGGACGGCGACTGGGCGGTCGCGCGCATCCTGCCCGGCGAGTCGTCGGACTCCAAGGCGCGCTCGCCGCTGGCCGGCACGGGCATCCGCGAGGGCGCGATCCTCACCCACGTCGACGGCCGCCGCGTGGACCCGCAGGCGGGCCCGTACCCGCTGCTGTCGGGCGCGGGAGGCACCAGCGTGGAACTCACCTTCTCCCCGCCCGGCGGCCGCGGCGCGCCCCGACGGATCGCCGTGGTGCCGCTGGTCGACGAGCGGCCGCTGCGCTACCAGCACTGGGTGGCCAAGCGGCGCAGCGTCGTCCGGCACCTGAGCGGCGGGCGCTGCGGCTACCTGCACATCCCCGACATGGGCGGCTCGGGCTGGGCGCAGTTCAACCGCGACCTGCGCAAGGAAGTCGCCTACGACGCGCTGCTGGTGGACGTACGCGGCAACGCCGGCGGCAACATCAGCGAGCTGGTCATCGAGAAGCTCACCCGTACGGTGCTCGGCTGGGACGTCACCCGCAACGCCCAACCGGTCTCCTACGCGGGCAACGCTCCGCGCGGTCCGGTCGTCGCGGTGGCCGACGAGGCCACGTCCTCCGACGGCGACATGATCACCGCCGCCTTCAAGCTGCTGAGGCTCGGCCCGGTGGTCGGCCTGCGCACCTGGGGCGGTGTGGTCGGCATGACGGGACGTCACCGACTGGGTGACAACACCGTCATCACCGTCCCGATGAACGCCGCGTGGTTCGACGCCTACGGCTGGTCCATCGAGAACCACGGCGTCGCGCCCGACATCGAGTGCCTGCGCACCCCGCTGGACTGGGCGGAGGGCAGGCACGGCCAACTCGCCGTCGCCGTCCGCGAGGCGCTGTCACTGCTCGGTGAGCACCCGGCGGCGGTGCCGCCCGACCTGTCGTCCCGCCCGGACCGCGCCCGCCCGCCGCTGCCTCCGCGCCCCTGA
- a CDS encoding SDR family oxidoreductase, with the protein MSGTSLNGQVVVVTGAARGVGELLARKLAARGARLALVGLEPDELKSVAASLGGGAASWTADVTDRQAMAEAAADIRERFGRIDVAVANAGVATGGPFLESDPDAFDRVIQVNLLGSVSTARAFLPALVDSRGYYLQIASLAAITPAPLMAAYCASKSGVEAFAHSLRAEMGTKGVKVGVGYLSWTDTDMVRGADEDEALRTMRARLPWPTNRTYPLEPAVERIAAGIVRRSPHVYAQWWLRGMQPVRGYLPSVIGGALAQRELRRAGATLATGARRGLVGRGGAADESARASTHYAP; encoded by the coding sequence ATGAGCGGAACGTCGTTGAACGGCCAGGTCGTGGTGGTCACCGGCGCCGCGCGTGGTGTCGGGGAGCTGCTCGCCCGCAAGCTCGCGGCGCGCGGAGCCCGGCTCGCGCTGGTCGGCCTGGAGCCCGACGAGTTGAAGAGCGTCGCCGCGTCCCTCGGGGGCGGGGCGGCCAGTTGGACCGCCGACGTCACCGACCGGCAGGCGATGGCCGAGGCGGCGGCGGACATCCGGGAGCGCTTCGGACGGATCGATGTCGCCGTCGCCAACGCGGGTGTCGCCACCGGCGGCCCGTTCCTGGAGTCGGACCCCGACGCCTTCGACCGGGTGATCCAGGTCAACCTGCTGGGCAGCGTCTCCACCGCACGGGCGTTCCTGCCGGCGCTCGTTGACTCGCGCGGCTATTACCTGCAGATCGCATCGCTCGCGGCGATCACCCCCGCGCCCTTGATGGCGGCGTACTGCGCCAGCAAGTCGGGCGTCGAGGCGTTCGCACACAGCCTGCGCGCAGAGATGGGCACCAAGGGTGTCAAGGTCGGTGTCGGCTACCTGAGCTGGACCGACACCGACATGGTGCGCGGCGCCGACGAGGACGAGGCACTGCGCACCATGCGCGCCCGCCTTCCCTGGCCGACGAACCGGACCTACCCGCTGGAGCCGGCGGTCGAGCGGATCGCCGCCGGGATCGTACGGCGCTCCCCGCACGTGTACGCGCAGTGGTGGCTGCGCGGCATGCAACCGGTGCGCGGCTACCTGCCGTCGGTCATCGGCGGCGCGCTGGCGCAGCGGGAGTTGCGTCGGGCCGGTGCGACGCTGGCGACCGGGGCGCGGCGTGGCCTGGTCGGCAGGGGAGGCGCCGCGGACGAGTCCGCGCGGGCCTCCACGCACTACGCTCCGTAA
- a CDS encoding alpha/beta fold hydrolase: MTTSYEAVQPRRTLTAVSADGTRLNVEEYGRADAPTIVLSHGWTCSTLLWAPIVRALASDYRLIAYDQRGHGLSGSSAVRAGYATSMLADDLDAVLETVLHDGERALLVGHSMGGMTIMAAADRLSVRERTAAVLLVSTGGSRLVRTTQVLPPRLSARWLRDVLHRQILVSRLPLGPVTPVAKAALKYGVMGPGSSPEQVASCARMVHACRPRQRAEWGKVLAALDLDAKVPQLSAPTAIVVGTVDKLTPKVHTYRIAAALPDCVGVTELPGRGHMTPLEDATAVEAAIRTMASDHLTGEGTAAEGMADGDVAAAVQEKSA; this comes from the coding sequence ATGACGACGTCGTACGAGGCGGTACAGCCGCGCAGGACCCTGACGGCGGTATCGGCGGACGGGACCCGTCTGAACGTCGAGGAGTACGGCCGCGCCGACGCCCCGACGATCGTGCTGTCCCACGGGTGGACGTGCTCGACGCTGCTGTGGGCGCCGATCGTGCGCGCCCTGGCGTCGGACTACCGCCTGATCGCGTACGACCAGCGCGGCCACGGCCTCAGCGGGTCGTCCGCCGTCCGCGCGGGTTACGCCACGAGCATGCTGGCCGACGACCTGGACGCCGTCCTCGAGACGGTGCTCCACGACGGCGAACGCGCCCTGCTGGTCGGCCACTCCATGGGCGGGATGACGATCATGGCGGCCGCCGACCGCCTGTCCGTGCGCGAACGCACCGCCGCGGTGCTGCTGGTGAGCACCGGGGGCAGCCGGCTGGTCCGCACGACCCAGGTGCTGCCGCCGCGACTGAGCGCCCGCTGGCTGCGCGACGTGCTCCACCGCCAGATCCTCGTGTCGAGACTGCCGCTGGGCCCGGTGACGCCGGTCGCCAAGGCGGCGCTGAAGTACGGGGTGATGGGCCCTGGTTCGTCACCCGAACAGGTGGCGTCCTGCGCTCGGATGGTGCACGCCTGCCGGCCGCGGCAGCGCGCGGAGTGGGGCAAGGTGCTGGCCGCGCTCGACCTGGACGCCAAGGTGCCCCAACTGTCCGCGCCGACCGCGATCGTGGTCGGAACCGTCGACAAACTGACGCCCAAGGTGCACACCTACCGCATCGCCGCCGCGCTGCCGGACTGCGTCGGGGTGACCGAACTGCCCGGCCGCGGCCACATGACGCCGCTGGAGGACGCGACCGCCGTCGAGGCGGCGATCCGCACCATGGCGTCCGATCATCTGACGGGCGAAGGAACGGCGGCCGAAGGCATGGCCGACGGTGACGTCGCGGCTGCCGTACAGGAGAAGAGCGCATGA
- a CDS encoding flavin-containing monooxygenase gives MGDDIEHVRVAVIGSGFGGLGVAVRLRREGITDFVILERADAVGGTWRDNSYPGCACDVPSHLYSFSFAPNPDWPRAFSGQKHIRAYLERVTDTFGLRPHLRFGAEVQQARWNAEARHWHLATARGELTADVVVSATGPLSDPKIPDVPGIENFPGKVFHSSRWDHDFDLKGKRVAMVGTGASAIQIVPSIQPEVGKLTVIQRTPPWVMPRVDRPIGAAERWLHGTVPGTAKMRRAVLWLIREFQVGAFVKQPKLMKAAERIARGHLRRSVKDPGLRARLTPDYTIGCKRILLSNAYYPALSQPNTEVVTSALSEVRGSSVVTADGTEREVDAIVFGTGFHVTDMPIGDRVVGADGRSLKEHWKDGMAALRGCTVDGFPNFLFIIGPNTGLGNSSMILMIESSLNYVADYMRTLERSGAAALDAKPAAVAAWNEEMQRRAARTVWNTGGCKSWYLDANGRNTTAWPGTTAEFRRATKQVKLSEYNLLAPAGRPAAASASGRAVEVAS, from the coding sequence ATGGGCGACGACATCGAACACGTGCGGGTGGCGGTGATCGGGTCCGGCTTCGGCGGCCTGGGGGTCGCCGTGAGGTTGCGGCGGGAGGGGATCACCGACTTCGTGATCCTCGAACGCGCGGACGCGGTGGGGGGCACCTGGCGCGACAACAGCTACCCCGGGTGCGCCTGCGACGTGCCGTCCCACCTCTACTCGTTCTCCTTCGCCCCCAACCCCGACTGGCCGCGCGCCTTCTCCGGCCAGAAGCACATCCGCGCCTACCTCGAACGGGTCACCGACACCTTCGGGCTGCGGCCGCACCTGCGCTTCGGTGCCGAGGTGCAGCAGGCGCGCTGGAACGCCGAGGCGCGGCACTGGCACCTGGCGACGGCGCGCGGCGAACTCACCGCCGACGTCGTGGTCTCCGCGACCGGACCGCTGTCCGACCCGAAGATCCCCGACGTGCCCGGCATCGAGAACTTCCCCGGGAAGGTGTTCCACTCCTCGCGCTGGGACCACGACTTCGACCTCAAGGGCAAGCGCGTCGCCATGGTCGGCACCGGCGCCTCGGCGATCCAGATCGTGCCCTCGATCCAGCCGGAGGTCGGGAAGCTGACGGTCATCCAGCGCACCCCGCCGTGGGTGATGCCGCGGGTGGACCGGCCCATCGGCGCGGCCGAGAGGTGGCTGCACGGCACGGTGCCCGGCACCGCGAAGATGCGGCGCGCGGTCCTGTGGCTGATCCGGGAGTTCCAGGTCGGCGCGTTCGTCAAGCAGCCGAAGCTGATGAAGGCGGCCGAGCGCATAGCGCGCGGGCACCTCAGGAGGTCCGTCAAGGACCCGGGACTGCGGGCCCGGCTCACGCCCGACTACACCATCGGATGCAAGCGCATCCTGCTGTCCAACGCCTACTACCCGGCGCTCTCGCAGCCCAACACGGAGGTCGTCACCTCGGCGCTCAGCGAGGTGCGCGGGTCGTCGGTGGTGACGGCCGACGGCACGGAGCGCGAGGTCGACGCGATCGTCTTCGGCACCGGCTTCCACGTCACCGACATGCCGATCGGTGACCGGGTCGTCGGAGCGGACGGCCGCAGCCTCAAGGAGCACTGGAAGGACGGCATGGCCGCGCTGCGCGGCTGCACCGTGGACGGCTTCCCGAACTTCCTGTTCATCATCGGGCCCAACACCGGCCTCGGGAACAGCTCGATGATCCTGATGATCGAGTCGTCCCTGAACTACGTCGCGGACTACATGCGCACGCTGGAGCGTTCGGGCGCCGCGGCCCTGGACGCCAAGCCGGCCGCGGTCGCCGCGTGGAACGAGGAGATGCAGCGCCGTGCCGCGCGCACCGTCTGGAACACCGGCGGCTGCAAGAGCTGGTACCTGGACGCCAACGGCCGCAACACGACCGCCTGGCCCGGCACCACGGCCGAGTTCCGGCGGGCCACCAAGCAGGTGAAGCTTTCCGAGTACAACCTACTGGCACCCGCGGGACGGCCGGCGGCCGCCTCCGCGTCCGGGCGAGCTGTGGAGGTGGCGTCATGA
- a CDS encoding MerR family transcriptional regulator, giving the protein MDDNATGPREYRVEELAEAAGIPVRTLRFYRERRLLPPPRREGRIAWYSEDHLARLRTISALLERGHTLGGIADLIAAWEHGRTLDGVAERLGLEGALSVPWSEETPVRLSPQELADYFGEDISPENLTNSLEIGYIAVDGEHVVHVSRRLLDASAALVREGVPLSAVLAAGREVRTHVDAMADLFTQVIKTHVTGDLAALSPDDAQRITESLHRLRPLAKNIVDAEMSLAMDRRVRAEIDAWMRSYAEPPFETDDAVDTDDAGTLGAGPDGDSGPGTEPGGRDRTERQPATREP; this is encoded by the coding sequence GTGGACGACAACGCGACCGGACCGCGCGAGTACCGCGTCGAGGAACTGGCCGAAGCAGCCGGCATCCCCGTCAGGACGCTGCGGTTCTACCGCGAGCGGCGCCTGCTCCCGCCCCCGCGCCGCGAGGGAAGGATCGCCTGGTACTCCGAGGACCACCTCGCACGCCTGCGCACCATTTCCGCCCTCCTGGAACGCGGCCACACCCTCGGCGGCATCGCCGACCTGATCGCCGCCTGGGAGCACGGCCGCACGCTGGACGGCGTCGCCGAGCGCCTCGGGCTCGAAGGCGCCCTCAGTGTCCCGTGGTCGGAGGAGACGCCGGTCCGTCTCAGCCCCCAGGAACTCGCCGATTACTTCGGCGAGGACATCAGCCCCGAGAACCTGACCAACTCCCTGGAGATCGGCTACATCGCGGTCGACGGCGAGCACGTCGTGCACGTCAGCCGGCGGCTGCTGGACGCGTCGGCAGCGCTCGTCCGCGAGGGCGTACCGCTGTCCGCCGTCCTGGCCGCCGGCCGCGAGGTGCGCACGCACGTCGACGCGATGGCGGACCTGTTCACACAGGTGATCAAGACCCACGTCACCGGCGACCTGGCCGCCCTGTCCCCGGACGACGCCCAGCGCATCACCGAGTCCCTGCACCGCCTGCGTCCCTTGGCCAAGAACATCGTCGACGCGGAGATGTCGCTCGCCATGGACCGCAGGGTGCGCGCGGAGATCGACGCCTGGATGCGGTCCTACGCGGAGCCGCCCTTCGAGACCGACGACGCCGTGGACACCGATGACGCCGGCACCCTCGGCGCGGGGCCGGACGGGGACAGCGGTCCGGGAACGGAGCCCGGGGGCCGCGACCGTACGGAGCGGCAACCGGCCACCCGGGAACCGTGA
- a CDS encoding DUF2630 family protein yields MQQPHDADAEQAILGRISKMVSDEKALRDLLAGGGDEGGDQRDRLAALERELDQCWDLLRQRRALTEAGEDPGDARVRPSSTVEGYRS; encoded by the coding sequence GTGCAACAACCACACGACGCCGACGCCGAGCAGGCCATCCTGGGCCGCATCAGCAAAATGGTCTCCGACGAGAAGGCGCTTCGAGACCTGCTCGCGGGAGGCGGTGACGAAGGCGGGGACCAGCGCGATCGCCTCGCCGCCCTGGAGCGCGAACTCGACCAGTGCTGGGACCTGCTGCGCCAGCGCCGCGCCCTGACCGAGGCGGGCGAGGACCCCGGTGACGCCCGCGTACGCCCCTCCTCGACCGTGGAGGGCTACCGCTCGTGA
- a CDS encoding GNAT family N-acetyltransferase: MSPSAADGDLTVTDVPSAHRYEARTADSLAGFASYLRGDSVIAFVHTEVQDGYEGRGVGSALARAALDDARARGLGVLAICPFVDGWISKHPEYEDLRYTPESKVAD, encoded by the coding sequence GTGAGTCCCAGCGCCGCAGACGGCGACCTGACCGTCACCGACGTCCCGTCCGCACACCGCTACGAAGCCCGTACGGCCGACAGCCTCGCCGGCTTCGCCTCCTACCTGCGGGGGGACTCGGTGATCGCCTTCGTCCACACCGAGGTGCAGGACGGCTACGAGGGCCGCGGTGTGGGCTCCGCCCTGGCCCGCGCCGCCCTCGACGACGCGCGCGCCCGCGGGCTCGGCGTCCTGGCGATCTGCCCGTTCGTCGACGGCTGGATCAGCAAGCACCCCGAGTACGAGGATCTGCGCTACACGCCTGAGAGCAAGGTGGCGGACTAG
- a CDS encoding DNA-3-methyladenine glycosylase 2 family protein, translating to MHTDFDACVRAVQSKDSRFDGWFFTAVLTTRIYCRPSCPAMSPKAENMTFYPSAAAAQQAGFRACKRCRPDASPGSPQWNERADLVARAMRLIGDGVVDREGVPGLASRLGYSPRQVERQLLAELGAGPLALARAQRAQTARLLIETTAMPMSEVAFAAGFASIRTFNETVREVFALAPGELRARVAKGRPAATAGSIALRLPFRRPLTPDNLFGHLAATAVPGVEEWRDGAYRRTLRLPHGPGTVSLRPLPDHIACLLSLTDWRDLGQAISRCRRLLDLDADPLAVDALLSCDPLLAPLVAKAPGRRVPRVADGPEFAVRAVLGQQISTSAARTHAGRLVAAYGEPVADPGGGLTHLFPAPETLIEHAPASLAMPQTRKDTLAALLRALVSGELDLDVGSDWQHARALLAALPGFGPWTVETIAMRALGDPDAFLPTDLGVRYAARDLGLPTTPAALTRHAAAWQPWRAYATQYLWATGDHPINALPQDERTTMTLPADPSASHLVPATEGTAP from the coding sequence GTGCATACGGACTTCGACGCCTGCGTCCGCGCCGTGCAGTCGAAGGACTCCCGTTTCGACGGGTGGTTCTTCACCGCGGTGCTGACCACACGCATCTACTGCCGGCCGAGTTGCCCCGCCATGTCGCCGAAGGCCGAGAACATGACCTTCTACCCGAGCGCGGCGGCCGCTCAGCAAGCCGGGTTCCGCGCCTGCAAGCGGTGCCGCCCGGACGCCAGCCCCGGCTCGCCCCAGTGGAACGAGCGGGCCGACCTCGTCGCCCGCGCCATGCGGCTGATCGGCGACGGCGTCGTCGACCGGGAAGGCGTGCCGGGCCTCGCGTCCCGCCTCGGCTACAGCCCGCGCCAGGTGGAGCGCCAACTGCTCGCGGAGCTGGGGGCGGGCCCCTTGGCGCTGGCCAGGGCCCAGCGGGCACAGACCGCACGGCTGCTCATCGAGACCACGGCCATGCCGATGAGCGAGGTGGCCTTCGCAGCCGGCTTCGCCAGCATCCGCACCTTCAACGAAACCGTCCGGGAGGTGTTCGCGCTGGCTCCCGGCGAGCTGCGCGCGAGGGTCGCCAAGGGCCGTCCGGCGGCCACCGCCGGCTCGATCGCGCTGAGGCTGCCCTTCCGTCGACCGCTGACTCCGGACAACCTCTTCGGCCACCTGGCGGCGACCGCCGTCCCGGGCGTCGAGGAGTGGCGGGACGGCGCGTACCGGCGCACCCTGCGACTGCCGCACGGCCCCGGCACGGTCTCGCTGCGGCCACTGCCCGACCACATCGCCTGCCTGCTGTCGCTCACCGACTGGCGGGACCTGGGACAGGCGATCAGCCGCTGCCGTCGCCTGCTCGACCTGGACGCCGACCCGCTCGCCGTCGACGCGCTCCTGTCCTGCGACCCGCTGCTCGCCCCCCTGGTCGCCAAGGCGCCGGGACGCAGGGTGCCGCGCGTCGCCGACGGACCGGAGTTCGCCGTGCGCGCGGTACTCGGGCAGCAGATCTCGACATCGGCCGCGCGTACCCACGCGGGGCGCCTGGTGGCCGCGTACGGGGAGCCCGTCGCCGACCCCGGCGGCGGCCTGACCCACCTGTTCCCGGCGCCCGAGACGCTCATCGAGCACGCACCCGCGTCACTGGCTATGCCGCAGACCCGCAAGGACACCCTCGCGGCGCTGCTACGGGCCCTCGTGAGCGGCGAACTCGACCTGGACGTCGGCAGCGACTGGCAGCACGCCAGAGCCCTCCTCGCGGCCCTTCCCGGCTTCGGGCCGTGGACCGTGGAGACCATCGCCATGCGCGCGCTCGGCGACCCGGACGCGTTCCTCCCCACCGACCTCGGGGTCAGGTACGCGGCCCGCGACCTGGGCCTGCCGACCACTCCCGCCGCGCTGACCCGTCATGCCGCCGCCTGGCAGCCATGGCGCGCATACGCGACGCAGTACCTGTGGGCCACGGGCGACCACCCGATCAACGCCCTTCCCCAGGACGAACGAACGACCATGACACTCCCCGCCGACCCATCCGCCAGTCACCTCGTCCCAGCCACGGAAGGCACCGCACCATGA
- a CDS encoding methylated-DNA--[protein]-cysteine S-methyltransferase has product MSTATTTPTAPAVHTVVDSPCGPLTLVAREGELSGLYMTDHRHIPPSEAFGPRAALPAFDRVREQLAAYFDGDLTVFDLPLHMAGTPFQKRVWAALCDIPYGETATYGELAAALGSPTASRAVGLANGRNPVSIIVPCHRVVGANGSLTGYGGGLARKQLLLELERGTQQPTLM; this is encoded by the coding sequence ATGAGCACCGCGACCACGACCCCGACGGCGCCCGCCGTCCACACGGTGGTGGACAGTCCCTGCGGTCCGCTGACGCTCGTCGCCCGGGAGGGTGAACTCAGCGGCCTGTACATGACCGACCACCGGCACATCCCTCCCTCGGAGGCCTTCGGCCCGCGCGCCGCCCTGCCCGCCTTCGACCGCGTCCGGGAACAGCTCGCCGCCTACTTCGACGGCGACCTCACCGTCTTCGACCTCCCCCTGCACATGGCAGGCACTCCCTTCCAGAAGCGCGTCTGGGCGGCGCTGTGCGACATCCCGTACGGCGAGACCGCCACCTACGGCGAACTCGCCGCCGCCCTGGGCAGCCCCACCGCCTCCCGCGCCGTCGGCCTGGCCAACGGCAGGAACCCGGTCAGCATCATCGTCCCCTGCCACCGCGTGGTCGGAGCCAACGGCAGCCTCACCGGTTACGGCGGCGGCCTCGCCCGCAAGCAGCTGCTGCTCGAACTCGAACGCGGCACTCAGCAACCGACCCTGATGTGA